GCGCGAAGGCGGTCAGGTCGGCCTTGAGATAGTGCCCCGCCAGCACGACCGACAGACGGTGGTTCTTGTACAGCGCGTCCACGCTCGCTCGGTAGTCACCATCCACCCAGAAGTCACGGCGGGGCAAACCGCGGGCATCCGACAGCCCAGCCACCCGCCACAGGCCGGTCTCACGCACCACGACCGCCAGCGCGTCGTCGACCGCGAGACGGTCAGGCGTCAGCGGCAGGAGCACCACGTCGACCCGCTGGTCAGGAGATGCGGGGTCGATGCACGAGAACTGGTAGCTGTCGATCACCCGCGACCCGTCGGCGAGGTAGGTGAACTCCGTGTCAAACCCGATCACCGGGGCGCGGTCACCCGAGCCCATCGCACGCACAGTCGGGAGGTCGCCGAAGGCAGGCTGGGAGGTCGAACCGCTGCCCGGCGCAGGCACGCTGGCGTTGGCCGTTCCGGCCAAGCCAGTCTGCTCTCCCATAGGGGATTTTGGCCTGAAGATGTTTTCCCTGGTCAGACCCTTGTTTTCGTCAGCTTTTGTGGCACGCTTCTCAGAAAGCGTGCCACTTTCGACCGGATGATCGGCCTCTGCGGAGCGCTCGACGCGGCGTACGAGCACCGCCGTGTCGACACCAGTAATGACCTCCCGGGTGCATGTCCAAGAGGTGCTGACCAGGGCCTCTGCGACGCGCTGGAACTCGATGTCGACCGCGCTCATGAGGCCTCCCCGAGGAGGTCGCGCAGGCGGCGGGTCTGCTCCGGCGTGAGCGGGGGAGCGGCTGCGACGAGGCGCTCGATGGCGGCCTCGATCGGATCGACGGCGGATGGCCTGGCCAATGCATCGAGGTCGGAGCGAAGGATCTTGACGCGCGATCCGGTCTTTGATGCGGGTAGCTTGCCCTGCGCGATCCAGGAGCGCAGGGTCGAGTATGCGCCGTAGCCCTCGGCCACGGCTTCTTGAAGGGTGAGGTAGTGCGTCCGCAATGACGCAGGTGAGTAGGCGGTGCCCACGGTTAACTCCAGACAGCTTGAACTGTCCGGAGACGGGGGAATAGTTGTCCGGCTACTTTCCCGGTCGCCGTGCGCGATGCTCCACTGGGCCCTGAGGGGCCTCCGTGCCTTACGGGAGAAGTCACTCCCTGCCGGGTCGTCTGTATCTCAATCTCGACGTGGTTCCCGGCGCTACCCGGTGCTGACTATGCGCTGCTCACCACAGCCCACGTGGGGTGATCCCTCCTCGAACACCTTGCGGTCGCGGTGATCAAGAACTTGACGCGATTCTACCTGGTCTGTCAAGCGCGCGCAAGTTTGAGCGCTCATGACGATAGTTCTGTCCATAATGTGGTTGAATTTCGCTTCAATGTGTAGCACGCATGCTACGCTAGTGGCGTGAGTCTGAGCGAAATGCCCGTGGAGAGATTGTCGCAGCGCGAGCTGCGCAACGAATCCGGCCGGGTTTTTCGCCTTGTGAGTGAAGGGCAGCCGTTCATTCTGACGAATCATGGCGTTCCTGTTGGCCGCATTGTCCCGCTTGATGCTCAGCCGGCCAGGCTGCCGATTGCTCGGCCAGCCAAGCGCGTCGGCGGCTGGGCGGCGCTTGCACCTCAGCCGACCCGCAGTGACCGCGCGACGTCGGACATCATTGACGAGCTTCGGGCGGACCGAGTGTGAGCGCCCCCCTTGTTTACGTTGACACTTCGGCGCTCGCCGCACTCCTCATACACCAACCTGAGACTGACGCGTTAGTGGAGTGGCTTGACCATGTAGACGCCAACCTAGTGTCGAGTGATCTTCTG
This genomic stretch from Schaalia sp. JY-X169 harbors:
- a CDS encoding helix-turn-helix domain-containing protein — protein: MGTAYSPASLRTHYLTLQEAVAEGYGAYSTLRSWIAQGKLPASKTGSRVKILRSDLDALARPSAVDPIEAAIERLVAAAPPLTPEQTRRLRDLLGEAS
- a CDS encoding type II toxin-antitoxin system Phd/YefM family antitoxin, producing MSLSEMPVERLSQRELRNESGRVFRLVSEGQPFILTNHGVPVGRIVPLDAQPARLPIARPAKRVGGWAALAPQPTRSDRATSDIIDELRADRV